The Corynebacterium vitaeruminis DSM 20294 genome window below encodes:
- the qcrC gene encoding cytochrome bc1 complex diheme cytochrome c subunit: MMDNNPQTPAMVEETVSAKQAKKVRNRRKVRRTVAGAMALAFGLTGAGIIVNAVTPDAQVATAQKDEQALVQEGKDLYDVACITCHGANLQGVQDRGPSLIGVGSGAVYFQVHSGRMPMLRNEAQAKRKTARYSEAQTLALAAYVQANGGGPEIVTNADGTVAMDSLRGANYDGNIDPADVARGSDLFRLNCASCHNFTGRGGALSSGKYAPVLDPANEQEIYQAMLTGPQNMPKFSDRQLSADEKKDIIAYIKSAKETPSPSGWSLGGLGPVAEGMFAWLVGIVVLVAAALWIGSRS, translated from the coding sequence ATGATGGATAACAACCCTCAAACCCCCGCAATGGTCGAGGAGACCGTGTCGGCCAAGCAGGCGAAGAAGGTGCGAAACCGCCGCAAGGTGCGTCGTACCGTCGCCGGCGCCATGGCCCTCGCGTTCGGCTTGACCGGCGCGGGCATCATCGTCAATGCGGTTACCCCTGACGCACAGGTCGCAACCGCTCAGAAAGACGAGCAGGCTCTTGTCCAAGAAGGTAAGGATCTCTACGACGTCGCTTGTATCACCTGCCACGGTGCAAACCTGCAGGGCGTGCAGGACCGTGGTCCTTCCCTGATTGGCGTGGGCTCGGGCGCAGTGTACTTCCAGGTTCACTCCGGCCGCATGCCGATGCTGCGCAACGAGGCACAGGCAAAGCGTAAGACTGCGCGCTACTCCGAGGCTCAGACCCTCGCTCTGGCAGCGTACGTCCAGGCAAACGGTGGCGGACCAGAGATCGTCACCAACGCCGACGGCACGGTCGCGATGGACTCCCTCCGCGGCGCCAACTACGACGGCAACATCGACCCGGCCGACGTTGCCCGTGGTTCCGACCTCTTCCGCCTGAACTGCGCTTCCTGCCACAACTTCACCGGTCGTGGCGGCGCGCTTTCCAGTGGTAAGTACGCCCCTGTCCTGGATCCTGCCAACGAACAGGAGATCTACCAGGCCATGCTCACCGGCCCGCAGAACATGCCGAAGTTCTCCGATCGCCAGCTGTCCGCTGACGAGAAGAAGGACATCATCGCCTACATCAAGTCGGCAAAGGAAACCCCCAGCCCGAGCGGTTGGAGCCTCGGCGGCCTCGGCCCCGTGGCTGAGGGTATGTTCGCTTGGTTGGTCGGCATCGTGGTCCTCGTGGCCGCTGCACTCTGGATTGGATCCCGTTCATGA
- the ctaE gene encoding aa3-type cytochrome oxidase subunit III has product MTSAIGNKDMAAPQRVAALNRPNMVSVGTIVFLSQELMFFAGLFAMYFTSRANGIGNGSWKEGAEHLNVPYALVVTIILVSSSFTAQLGVFAAERGDVFGLRRWFSLTVLLGATFLVGQAYEYANLIREGMTIPSSVYGSTFFITTGFHAAHVLAGVLAFVVVILRISKSKFTPAQATAAMVVSYYWHFVDVVWIGLFITIYFIQ; this is encoded by the coding sequence GTGACGAGCGCAATTGGAAACAAAGATATGGCAGCACCACAACGTGTTGCGGCACTGAACCGTCCGAATATGGTCAGTGTCGGCACGATTGTGTTCCTGTCTCAGGAATTGATGTTCTTCGCCGGCTTGTTCGCGATGTACTTCACTTCGCGTGCGAATGGCATTGGAAACGGCTCGTGGAAGGAAGGTGCTGAGCACCTCAACGTTCCATACGCCCTCGTGGTCACCATCATCCTGGTGTCCTCTTCCTTTACCGCACAGCTTGGCGTTTTCGCAGCAGAGCGCGGCGACGTATTCGGACTGCGTCGCTGGTTCAGCCTCACCGTTCTCTTGGGTGCGACCTTCCTTGTCGGTCAGGCATACGAGTATGCAAACCTGATCCGCGAGGGAATGACCATCCCGAGCAGCGTGTACGGCTCGACGTTCTTCATCACCACCGGCTTCCACGCGGCACACGTTCTTGCCGGCGTTCTGGCCTTCGTGGTGGTCATCCTGCGAATCAGCAAATCGAAGTTCACCCCGGCACAGGCGACCGCGGCAATGGTTGTGTCCTACTACTGGCACTTCGTTGACGTTGTCTGGATCGGACTCTTCATCACCATTTACTTCATTCAGTAG
- the ctaF gene encoding aa3-type cytochrome oxidase subunit IV codes for MRATSKIMYSMAVFLAIVTAIYFFGTMYVQDSGNLHRAGGGSYNFEWAGGVSMILATLLALMLGGYLHFTDKRIDVLPEDWEEAEIQDGAGTLGFFSPSSIWPFAMSMSVLVLGLGIIYLHYWLIAMGAILLIWSTTMLNLQYGLPKEKH; via the coding sequence ATGAGAGCAACTTCCAAGATCATGTACTCGATGGCCGTGTTCCTGGCTATCGTGACTGCGATCTACTTCTTCGGCACCATGTACGTCCAGGACTCCGGAAACCTGCACCGCGCGGGCGGCGGTTCCTACAACTTCGAGTGGGCCGGCGGCGTCTCGATGATCCTGGCCACCCTGCTGGCTCTGATGCTCGGCGGCTACCTGCACTTCACCGACAAGCGCATCGACGTTCTTCCCGAGGACTGGGAAGAGGCGGAGATTCAGGACGGCGCGGGCACCCTGGGCTTCTTCAGCCCGAGCTCCATCTGGCCGTTCGCGATGAGCATGTCCGTCCTCGTTCTGGGGCTGGGCATCATCTACCTGCACTACTGGCTGATCGCCATGGGCGCAATCCTGCTCATCTGGTCGACCACCATGCTGAACCTGCAGTACGGCCTCCCGAAGGAAAAGCACTAG
- the ctaC gene encoding aa3-type cytochrome oxidase subunit II, which translates to MKQQQKRGLGRKALLGSVLGFGGLALAGCDVEAPGGVLGKALAFGWPEGITPEATAMYNFWVWVWVTAWIIGFIMWGLFIYGMFAWSAKRAEKAGKGEFPRQTQYNIPLELVLTIVPIIIVMTLFFFTVQTQDKVTAMDKNPKVTVDVTAYQWNWKFGYQNVAADLSPTGSEYKGIDEERQADAEATKEDPNGENPINGYSKSDVSYLRFDKIETLGTTEEVPVLVLPSNTPIQFDLASADVSHAFWVPEFLFKRDAYNHPEANKQQRSFQIEKIEKEGAFVGRCAEMCGTYHAMMNFEIRVVSPEKFKQYMEIRNANPELPNSDALKQIGEAPYATSTSPFNSDRTNTRDGANSVDNNGAAA; encoded by the coding sequence GTGAAACAGCAGCAGAAGCGTGGCTTGGGCCGTAAGGCACTGCTCGGCAGTGTCCTTGGTTTCGGTGGCCTCGCCCTTGCAGGATGTGACGTCGAAGCACCGGGTGGCGTGCTGGGCAAGGCCTTGGCATTTGGTTGGCCGGAGGGCATTACGCCCGAGGCGACCGCCATGTACAACTTCTGGGTGTGGGTCTGGGTTACCGCCTGGATCATCGGCTTCATCATGTGGGGCCTGTTCATCTACGGCATGTTTGCTTGGAGCGCCAAGCGCGCCGAGAAGGCCGGCAAGGGCGAGTTCCCGCGCCAGACCCAGTACAACATTCCGCTCGAGCTGGTCCTGACCATCGTCCCGATCATCATCGTCATGACCCTGTTCTTCTTCACGGTTCAGACCCAGGACAAGGTCACCGCGATGGACAAGAACCCGAAGGTGACCGTCGACGTGACCGCCTACCAGTGGAACTGGAAGTTCGGTTACCAGAACGTCGCCGCCGATCTGAGCCCCACCGGCTCGGAGTACAAGGGCATCGACGAGGAGCGCCAGGCGGACGCAGAGGCCACCAAGGAGGATCCGAACGGCGAGAACCCGATCAACGGCTACTCCAAGTCGGATGTCTCCTACCTTCGCTTCGACAAGATCGAGACCCTCGGCACCACCGAGGAGGTTCCGGTCCTCGTCCTCCCGTCGAACACCCCGATCCAGTTCGACCTCGCTTCCGCTGACGTCTCCCACGCCTTCTGGGTCCCGGAGTTCCTGTTCAAGCGCGACGCTTACAACCACCCGGAGGCCAACAAGCAGCAGCGCAGCTTCCAGATCGAGAAGATCGAAAAGGAAGGCGCCTTCGTCGGCCGCTGTGCTGAGATGTGTGGTACCTACCACGCGATGATGAACTTCGAGATCCGCGTCGTGAGCCCGGAGAAGTTCAAGCAGTACATGGAGATCCGCAACGCCAACCCGGAGCTTCCGAACTCCGACGCACTGAAGCAGATCGGCGAGGCTCCGTACGCGACCTCCACCAGCCCATTCAACTCCGACCGTACCAACACCCGCGATGGTGCTAACTCGGTCGACAACAACGGCGCAGCCGCTTAA
- the asnB gene encoding asparagine synthase (glutamine-hydrolyzing) has protein sequence MCGLLGFLSADGNASQFTASIEKALPCMRHRGPDEAGTWHDDDAVFGFNRLSIIDLEHSHQPLRWGPEGEPDRYAMTFNGEIYNYVELRKELQEAGYTFNTSGDGETIVVGYHHWGADVVRHLRGMFGFAIWDTTERQLFLARDPFGIKPLFFATTEAGTAFASEKKCILEMAEDMGIDLSLDRRAIEHYVDLQYVPEPESLHAGIRRLESGCTATVTPGGELKQTRYFRPQFPAQKVAKGTEQELFDRIARALEDSVEKHMRADVTVGSFLSGGIDSTAIATLAKRHNPNLLTFTTGFEREGYSEVDVAAESAAAIGVEHIVKIVSPEEYADAIPKIMWYLDDPVADPSLVPLFFVAQEARKHVKVVLSGEGADELFGGYTIYKEPLSLAPFEKIPTPLRRGLGQLSKVLPEGMKGKSLLNRGSMTMEERYYGNARSFNFDQMKRVIPWAKQEWDHRDVTAPIYAQSKNMDPVARMQHLDLFTWMRGDILVKADKINMAHSLELRVPFLDREVFKVAETIPHDLKISHGTTKYALRKAMEQIVPAHVLHRKKLGFPVPMRHWLAGDELFGWAQDQINASQTDDIFKKTAVMEMLNEHRNGVSDHSRRLWTVLAFMVWHGIFVEKRIDPGIEQRDYPVYL, from the coding sequence ATGTGCGGACTCCTTGGATTCCTTAGCGCTGACGGCAACGCCTCGCAGTTCACCGCTTCCATCGAAAAGGCTTTGCCATGCATGCGCCACCGCGGACCGGACGAGGCCGGAACCTGGCACGACGACGACGCCGTTTTCGGCTTCAATCGACTCTCCATCATTGACCTGGAGCATTCGCACCAGCCGTTGCGCTGGGGTCCCGAGGGCGAGCCCGACCGCTACGCCATGACCTTCAACGGCGAGATCTACAACTACGTCGAGCTGCGCAAGGAGCTGCAGGAGGCTGGGTACACCTTCAACACCTCCGGCGACGGCGAGACCATCGTCGTGGGCTACCACCACTGGGGTGCCGACGTCGTGCGCCACCTGCGCGGCATGTTCGGCTTCGCCATCTGGGACACCACGGAGCGCCAGCTCTTCCTGGCCCGCGACCCCTTCGGCATCAAGCCGCTCTTCTTCGCCACCACCGAGGCCGGCACCGCGTTTGCCTCCGAGAAGAAGTGCATCCTCGAGATGGCCGAGGACATGGGTATCGACCTCAGCCTTGACCGCCGCGCCATCGAGCACTACGTCGACCTCCAGTACGTGCCCGAGCCGGAAAGCCTCCACGCCGGCATCCGCCGCCTCGAGTCCGGCTGCACCGCCACCGTCACCCCCGGCGGCGAGCTCAAGCAGACCCGCTACTTCCGCCCCCAGTTCCCCGCGCAGAAGGTGGCCAAGGGCACCGAGCAGGAGCTGTTCGACCGCATCGCCCGCGCGCTCGAGGACTCCGTCGAGAAGCACATGCGCGCCGACGTCACCGTCGGTTCATTCCTCTCCGGCGGCATCGACTCGACCGCGATCGCCACCCTGGCCAAGCGCCACAACCCGAACCTGCTCACATTCACCACCGGCTTCGAGCGCGAGGGCTACTCCGAGGTCGACGTCGCCGCCGAGTCGGCCGCCGCGATCGGGGTCGAGCACATCGTCAAGATTGTCTCCCCCGAGGAGTACGCCGACGCCATCCCGAAGATCATGTGGTACCTGGACGACCCGGTGGCCGACCCCTCGCTGGTCCCGCTGTTCTTCGTTGCCCAGGAGGCGCGCAAGCACGTCAAGGTGGTGCTCTCCGGCGAGGGCGCCGACGAGCTGTTCGGCGGCTACACCATCTATAAGGAGCCGCTGTCACTGGCGCCGTTCGAGAAGATCCCGACCCCGCTGCGCCGCGGGCTAGGCCAGCTGTCCAAGGTGCTCCCCGAAGGCATGAAGGGCAAGTCGCTGCTCAACCGCGGCTCGATGACCATGGAGGAGCGCTACTACGGCAACGCCCGTTCCTTCAACTTCGACCAGATGAAGCGGGTCATCCCGTGGGCCAAGCAGGAGTGGGATCACCGCGACGTGACCGCCCCCATCTACGCGCAGTCGAAGAACATGGACCCGGTCGCGCGCATGCAGCACCTAGACCTGTTCACCTGGATGCGCGGCGACATCCTGGTCAAGGCCGACAAGATCAACATGGCGCACTCGCTCGAGCTGCGCGTGCCCTTCCTCGACCGCGAGGTGTTCAAGGTCGCCGAGACGATCCCGCATGATCTCAAGATCAGCCACGGCACCACCAAGTACGCCCTGCGCAAGGCCATGGAACAGATCGTCCCCGCCCACGTCCTCCACCGCAAGAAGCTGGGCTTCCCGGTGCCGATGCGCCACTGGCTCGCTGGCGACGAGCTCTTCGGCTGGGCCCAGGATCAGATCAACGCCTCCCAGACCGACGACATCTTCAAAAAGACCGCCGTCATGGAGATGCTCAACGAGCACCGCAACGGTGTCAGCGACCACTCCCGCCGCCTGTGGACCGTGCTCGCCTTCATGGTCTGGCACGGCATCTTCGTGGAAAAGCGCATCGATCCGGGCATCGAGCAGCGCGACTACCCGGTCTACCTCTAA
- a CDS encoding DUF1345 domain-containing protein has translation MPAARSARGDALFHATAAVVVAVAVGIATCLVKKWLVAPAVGYSAGALVYLIAVWRSVDGMDADTTREHAGGEVPSTAFRQAVVIVSTVLAIASVVLLIIDSHGGDLYRTATRALLGLAVVAIAWALVHTIFMLRYAWCYYDENPGLDFNQKDPPSYRDFAYVSFSIGTTAGITDVVVTDPEMRRIVFVHSLYSFLYNTVITASLINVLVSLF, from the coding sequence ATGCCCGCCGCACGATCGGCGCGCGGGGACGCCCTCTTCCACGCCACCGCGGCGGTTGTGGTCGCGGTGGCCGTGGGTATCGCGACCTGCCTGGTCAAGAAGTGGCTGGTCGCGCCCGCGGTCGGTTATTCGGCCGGCGCGCTCGTCTATCTGATCGCCGTGTGGCGGTCGGTCGACGGCATGGACGCCGACACCACCCGCGAGCATGCCGGCGGCGAGGTCCCCTCGACCGCGTTCCGGCAGGCGGTGGTCATCGTCTCCACGGTTTTGGCCATCGCCTCGGTGGTCCTGCTCATCATCGACAGCCACGGCGGGGACCTCTACCGCACCGCCACCCGCGCGCTGCTGGGGCTGGCCGTGGTCGCCATCGCTTGGGCGCTCGTGCACACCATCTTCATGCTGCGCTACGCGTGGTGCTACTACGACGAAAACCCTGGGCTCGACTTTAACCAGAAGGATCCCCCGAGCTACCGCGACTTCGCCTACGTCTCCTTCTCCATCGGCACCACGGCGGGCATTACCGACGTCGTGGTCACCGACCCCGAGATGCGGCGCATCGTCTTCGTCCACAGCCTCTACAGTTTCCTGTACAACACCGTCATCACGGCCAGCCTCATCAACGTGTTGGTCTCCCTGTTCTAG
- a CDS encoding HesB/IscA family protein yields the protein MTAPSTNTGVILSEAAAAKAKALLEQEGRDDLSLRIAVQPGGCAGLRYQLYFDDRDLDGDKVDEVGGVRLVVDKMSVPYLAGARIDFADTIESQGFTIDNPNASSSCACGDSFN from the coding sequence ATGACCGCACCTTCAACCAACACCGGCGTGATCCTGAGCGAGGCCGCTGCAGCCAAGGCGAAGGCTCTGCTGGAGCAGGAAGGCCGCGATGACCTGTCCCTGCGCATCGCCGTTCAGCCGGGTGGCTGCGCTGGCCTGCGCTACCAGCTTTACTTCGACGATCGCGACCTGGACGGCGACAAGGTCGATGAGGTCGGCGGCGTGCGCCTGGTCGTCGACAAGATGAGCGTGCCCTACCTGGCAGGCGCCCGCATCGACTTCGCGGACACCATCGAGTCGCAGGGCTTTACCATCGATAACCCGAACGCCAGCTCGTCGTGCGCCTGCGGCGATTCCTTCAACTAG
- a CDS encoding DUF3043 domain-containing protein has protein sequence MNDANQKDNVDNASASEKHSKAYTPKKGHATPSRKQAQAASGAFEARFSTAESYGESRKKRKELKASMSDEEWKQYKADQKEARRKQQQAAQAAMDRGEEKYLLPRDKGQEKRFIRDFVDARRYLNNLVMPFAIILLVLLFIGQKQQTLGAAVSMVAMVIMIVLFIEGVYLGRKASRAAKAKYPHTTESGFSLGFYAYGRATQPRRWRTPKPRVEIGDKVE, from the coding sequence GTGAATGATGCCAATCAGAAAGACAACGTAGACAACGCTTCTGCCTCGGAGAAGCACTCGAAGGCCTACACCCCGAAGAAGGGCCACGCGACCCCCAGCCGCAAGCAGGCGCAGGCCGCCAGCGGTGCGTTCGAGGCACGCTTCTCCACCGCCGAGTCCTACGGCGAGAGCCGCAAGAAGCGCAAGGAGCTCAAGGCCTCCATGAGCGACGAGGAGTGGAAGCAGTACAAGGCGGACCAGAAGGAGGCCCGCCGCAAGCAGCAGCAGGCCGCGCAGGCCGCGATGGACCGCGGCGAGGAGAAGTACCTGCTACCGCGCGACAAGGGGCAGGAGAAGCGCTTCATCCGCGACTTCGTCGACGCGCGCCGCTACCTCAACAACCTGGTGATGCCGTTCGCGATCATCCTGCTGGTGCTGCTGTTTATCGGGCAGAAGCAGCAGACGCTGGGTGCTGCGGTCTCCATGGTCGCGATGGTCATCATGATCGTGCTGTTCATCGAGGGCGTCTACCTCGGCCGCAAGGCGTCTCGCGCCGCGAAGGCGAAGTACCCCCACACCACCGAGTCCGGCTTCAGCCTGGGCTTCTACGCCTACGGGCGCGCGACCCAGCCGCGCCGCTGGCGCACGCCGAAGCCGCGCGTGGAAATCGGCGACAAGGTCGAATAA
- a CDS encoding bifunctional adenosylcobinamide kinase/adenosylcobinamide-phosphate guanylyltransferase — MRTLVLGGARSGKSCFAEELVGDASCVYVATARPYSGEFDADFAERIRHHVQRRPARWVTEDARDVTEVLSSLRGRTEPLTVLVDDLGTWVTHLIDRRGGWAGPRGQLAGAFDALLEAIAALPSCVDLIVVSPEVGMGIIPEHHAGRLFRDEIGTLNQQVAGVCERVELVVAGQALSLKR, encoded by the coding sequence GTGCGCACGCTCGTCCTCGGCGGGGCTAGGTCCGGCAAGTCCTGCTTCGCCGAGGAACTCGTGGGAGATGCCTCGTGCGTGTACGTGGCGACGGCCAGGCCGTATTCCGGCGAGTTCGACGCGGACTTCGCCGAGCGCATCCGCCACCACGTGCAGCGCCGCCCCGCGCGCTGGGTAACCGAGGACGCCCGCGACGTCACCGAGGTGCTTTCCTCGCTGCGCGGGCGCACGGAGCCGCTCACGGTCTTGGTCGACGACCTGGGCACGTGGGTGACCCACCTGATCGACCGCCGCGGCGGCTGGGCAGGTCCCCGGGGGCAGCTCGCGGGCGCGTTCGACGCCCTGCTCGAGGCCATCGCCGCGCTGCCCTCCTGCGTTGACCTCATCGTGGTCTCCCCCGAGGTGGGGATGGGCATCATCCCCGAGCACCACGCGGGCAGGCTGTTTCGCGACGAGATCGGCACCCTCAACCAGCAGGTTGCGGGGGTGTGCGAGCGCGTCGAGCTCGTCGTCGCGGGGCAGGCACTATCGTTGAAGCGTTGA
- the cobT gene encoding nicotinate-nucleotide--dimethylbenzimidazole phosphoribosyltransferase, whose protein sequence is MQPSDFFPKVDAPSAEYADKAREFQLTLTKPTGSLARLENLGVWLSSCQSCVPPKKIERPRLVVFAGDHGIATKGVSPYPIEVSIQMAENIRLGGAGVNAIASQSGTGVRVADISLFHDAWGEERVSKSCGSIDYEDAMTGEQLERAIEIGKRIADQEVDAGADLLMAGDLGIGNTTPSAVIIGLLTNNEPVVVTGRGSGVDDEGWKRKVAAVRDAMFRARKDRNDILTMMRKVTSPELAAMAAFIAQAAVRRTPVLLDGVVVTAAAMLADKMAPGARFWMQAGHQSAEPAHMFALRYLGLDPLLKLGMRLGEGSGAAAAVPLVMMACNIMNDMATFESAGVSGKGTVPTNRFDDKIQE, encoded by the coding sequence ATGCAGCCATCTGATTTCTTCCCCAAGGTCGACGCACCCAGCGCCGAGTACGCCGACAAGGCCCGAGAGTTCCAGCTCACGCTGACCAAGCCGACCGGCTCGCTGGCACGGCTGGAGAACCTGGGCGTGTGGCTGTCCTCGTGCCAGTCGTGCGTGCCGCCGAAGAAGATCGAGCGGCCGCGGCTGGTGGTGTTCGCGGGCGACCACGGCATCGCCACCAAGGGGGTCTCCCCCTACCCCATCGAGGTCTCCATCCAGATGGCGGAGAACATCCGCCTGGGCGGCGCGGGCGTGAACGCGATCGCGAGCCAGTCGGGCACCGGCGTGCGCGTAGCCGACATCTCGCTCTTCCACGACGCCTGGGGCGAGGAGCGCGTGAGCAAGTCCTGCGGCTCTATCGACTACGAGGACGCCATGACGGGCGAGCAGCTGGAGCGGGCGATCGAGATCGGCAAGCGCATCGCCGACCAGGAGGTCGACGCTGGCGCGGACCTGCTCATGGCCGGCGACCTGGGCATCGGCAACACGACCCCGTCCGCGGTCATCATCGGGCTGCTCACCAACAATGAGCCGGTCGTGGTCACCGGCCGCGGCTCCGGCGTCGACGACGAGGGATGGAAGCGCAAGGTCGCCGCCGTGCGCGACGCGATGTTCCGCGCCCGCAAGGACCGCAACGACATCCTCACCATGATGCGCAAGGTCACCTCGCCCGAGCTGGCCGCCATGGCCGCGTTCATCGCCCAGGCCGCCGTGCGCCGCACCCCGGTGCTGCTCGACGGCGTCGTGGTCACCGCCGCCGCGATGCTCGCCGACAAGATGGCCCCCGGCGCTCGCTTCTGGATGCAGGCCGGGCACCAGTCCGCCGAGCCCGCGCACATGTTCGCCCTGCGCTACCTGGGGCTTGATCCGCTGCTCAAGCTGGGCATGCGGCTCGGCGAAGGCTCTGGCGCCGCTGCCGCCGTCCCGCTGGTCATGATGGCCTGCAACATCATGAACGACATGGCCACCTTCGAGTCCGCGGGTGTCTCCGGCAAGGGGACCGTGCCCACCAACCGCTTCGACGACAAGATCCAGGAGTAG
- a CDS encoding adenosylcobinamide-GDP ribazoletransferase, which produces MSGKVDFVDGEHGPAILEGPATALSWLTILPIKGTSAFDRTTGARVMASLPVVGIVLGALGAGIVAVLSALGAYPLLIGALVVTAWALFTRFMHLDGLADVADALGSYAPPERAREILADPHAGLIGMGSALLVMLVEVASIAALVDASRLAWAIVFLIPLFARTTGPVGANEHFRPMKPTGFGAMMIGTAKTWWTVLWAVACVAASAGVGAMMGAPVAFTLLAAATLAAALGLAFFLAAHCTKRFGGLNGDTTGFIMETNAAAVAAVLAVGVVTL; this is translated from the coding sequence CTGTCCGGAAAAGTTGACTTCGTCGACGGCGAACACGGCCCAGCTATCCTCGAGGGCCCGGCCACGGCGCTGAGCTGGCTGACCATCCTGCCGATCAAGGGCACAAGCGCCTTCGACCGCACCACCGGCGCGCGCGTGATGGCCTCGCTACCGGTGGTCGGGATCGTGCTCGGGGCGCTGGGGGCTGGCATCGTCGCTGTACTCTCGGCGCTGGGCGCCTACCCCCTGCTCATCGGCGCGCTGGTTGTTACCGCCTGGGCGCTGTTTACCCGCTTCATGCACCTCGACGGGCTCGCGGACGTCGCGGACGCGCTGGGTTCCTACGCCCCGCCCGAGCGCGCCCGCGAGATCCTCGCCGACCCCCACGCGGGGCTCATCGGGATGGGCTCGGCGCTTCTAGTCATGCTCGTCGAGGTCGCGTCCATTGCCGCGCTTGTCGACGCCTCGCGGCTGGCGTGGGCGATCGTCTTTCTGATACCGCTTTTTGCTCGCACCACCGGCCCCGTCGGCGCGAACGAGCACTTCCGCCCCATGAAGCCCACGGGCTTCGGCGCGATGATGATCGGCACCGCGAAGACCTGGTGGACGGTCCTGTGGGCGGTGGCCTGCGTGGCCGCGTCGGCTGGCGTGGGCGCAATGATGGGCGCACCGGTCGCCTTCACGCTGCTGGCCGCGGCGACACTCGCCGCGGCCCTAGGGCTCGCGTTCTTCCTCGCCGCCCACTGCACGAAGCGCTTCGGCGGGCTCAACGGGGATACCACCGGGTTCATCATGGAGACCAACGCCGCCGCGGTTGCGGCGGTGCTGGCCGTAGGCGTCGTAACGCTCTAA